One part of the Pseudemcibacter aquimaris genome encodes these proteins:
- a CDS encoding tetratricopeptide repeat protein: MNLGIKKIGIFGAGIISLSGLLLSSASAQAVAEALMPEMEEMTEEVYVLREPTKEELKRYAINAEIDELWDRIFDNSGNWLLRQQIAKKYILLGNADIALHELKRAEQLGMPRNLLLGDIGKTYLITKQYDLIGEEILIEEAAPEIHGEVYLVQGLMHNALGQKRQAFLKLYQASIYLPDQYDLNASLASLYNDMGEYEKAELNVDKALNFEPRKAEILLLKGELVQRRAGSEKSLKYFELANFYEPENTETESKLAGAYFNLRNHDESMKWARKILARDQRNPYANFMVAALFAEGNNIRTATRYLNQAGFNAYLNSVPALLLWGKLGYATGDYDRSVRSLSRLKEIDPLHIEASRILAASNLKLGNGMGAVDALLDLNENGLMTGLDYYLIGSAYSLVREYDNAALFMDKAVTDGVSALSAADNQYADEFGREQNFGITIDFAEILNQNNADDYRLVIEAYQALEDNDFESAFDSAARLIDANRQNPLGYYLIGRSYQGQGQADDARSNFSRALQLDRNFHQARLALAKIQFERGNENDAVLSLNTILSRDEEYLPAYDLLYEFAMMQGDFIRAERYLRTATSARADLMEPRLKLINFYFDRGNVNGARNNAFRLTEIFPDHYLSHKMAGKSLLLGGNAEQSLTFLEQSIAKNASDQETFLLLARAYMQTSEMHKVRPLLVSGLETVKDRLPLVLELVELTKTDRNFQSGYHYIDQLKLDETTIAVAYLYQGELNLLENRVDDAMNAFNKAKDAGATEEQIASVRNNMPIVGLQVN; encoded by the coding sequence ATGAATTTGGGCATAAAGAAAATTGGCATATTCGGGGCGGGGATTATATCGCTGTCAGGTCTGTTGCTAAGCAGTGCATCCGCGCAAGCGGTGGCCGAGGCACTTATGCCAGAAATGGAAGAAATGACCGAGGAAGTCTATGTCCTAAGAGAACCCACAAAAGAAGAATTAAAGAGGTACGCCATCAATGCGGAAATTGATGAACTGTGGGATAGAATTTTTGATAATTCTGGTAACTGGTTGTTACGTCAACAAATTGCAAAAAAATACATTCTTCTTGGGAACGCGGATATCGCTCTTCATGAATTGAAACGTGCTGAACAACTCGGTATGCCAAGAAATTTGCTGCTTGGCGATATCGGTAAAACATATTTGATCACCAAGCAATATGATTTAATTGGCGAAGAGATCCTTATCGAAGAAGCCGCACCGGAAATTCATGGTGAAGTATATTTGGTGCAAGGGTTGATGCATAACGCCCTTGGTCAAAAACGTCAGGCATTTCTTAAATTATATCAAGCAAGTATTTATTTGCCTGATCAATATGATTTAAATGCATCGCTTGCCAGTCTTTATAATGATATGGGGGAATATGAAAAAGCGGAACTTAATGTCGATAAGGCATTAAATTTTGAACCCCGTAAAGCAGAAATTCTTTTATTAAAAGGAGAGCTGGTTCAAAGGCGCGCTGGATCAGAAAAATCATTAAAATATTTTGAACTGGCCAATTTTTATGAACCGGAAAATACCGAAACGGAAAGCAAGCTTGCTGGTGCCTATTTCAATTTAAGAAATCATGATGAAAGCATGAAATGGGCCCGTAAAATACTGGCCAGAGACCAACGTAACCCATATGCCAATTTCATGGTTGCGGCACTATTCGCTGAAGGCAACAATATCAGAACAGCCACCAGATATTTAAATCAGGCAGGATTTAATGCTTATTTAAATTCTGTTCCGGCGCTTTTGTTATGGGGTAAGCTTGGATATGCAACAGGTGATTATGACCGTTCTGTGCGTTCTTTATCCAGATTAAAAGAAATCGACCCGTTACATATTGAAGCAAGCAGAATACTTGCTGCGTCAAACTTAAAATTGGGTAACGGTATGGGCGCGGTTGACGCGCTATTGGACCTAAATGAAAATGGCCTTATGACCGGGCTTGATTATTATTTAATCGGCAGTGCTTATTCGCTGGTGAGGGAATATGATAATGCGGCCTTATTTATGGATAAGGCGGTTACTGACGGTGTATCAGCATTAAGTGCTGCGGATAATCAATATGCAGATGAATTTGGCCGTGAACAAAATTTTGGTATTACCATCGATTTTGCGGAAATTTTAAACCAGAATAATGCGGATGATTACCGCCTTGTGATTGAGGCGTACCAAGCATTGGAAGATAATGATTTTGAAAGTGCGTTTGATAGTGCAGCACGTTTGATCGATGCGAACCGTCAAAACCCGCTTGGTTATTATTTGATCGGCAGGTCTTATCAGGGGCAGGGGCAAGCCGATGATGCCCGCAGTAATTTCAGCAGAGCATTACAGTTAGACCGCAATTTTCATCAGGCAAGGTTAGCGCTTGCGAAAATTCAATTTGAACGTGGCAATGAAAATGATGCGGTTCTTTCATTAAACACAATTCTTTCCCGTGATGAAGAATATCTTCCGGCATATGATTTGTTATATGAATTCGCCATGATGCAGGGGGATTTTATCCGCGCAGAGCGTTATTTAAGAACGGCGACAAGCGCACGTGCCGATTTGATGGAACCGCGTTTGAAATTAATTAATTTTTATTTTGATCGCGGCAATGTTAACGGTGCACGTAATAACGCATTCAGATTAACGGAAATTTTCCCTGATCATTATCTGTCGCATAAAATGGCCGGTAAATCATTGTTGCTCGGTGGAAATGCAGAACAGTCGCTGACATTCCTTGAGCAATCAATCGCAAAAAATGCCAGCGACCAAGAAACGTTTTTATTACTAGCACGCGCGTATATGCAAACAAGTGAAATGCATAAGGTAAGACCTTTATTGGTGTCTGGTTTGGAGACGGTAAAAGACAGACTTCCTTTGGTTTTAGAGCTCGTAGAACTTACCAAAACTGATCGCAATTTCCAAAGTGGTTATCATTATATTGATCAATTGAAACTGGATGAAACCACGATTGCGGTGGCATATCTTTATCAGGGGGAGCTGAATTTACTGGAAAATCGTGTTGATGATGCGATGAACGCATTTAATAAGGCAAAGGACGCTGGCGCAACAGAAGAACAAATCGCAAGCGTTCGTAATAATATGCCGATTGTTGGGTTGCAGGTGAATTAA
- a CDS encoding response regulator, which translates to MSDVILIVDDEDEFRDVVSALLELNGFEVLETQNVNEMYSHLENRNISLILLDISLPDQDGLSALKELREGNDIPIVLLTGKGDINYKVVGLELGADDYITKPFHSHELVARLKNILRRSSSNNDNGSGAAQNDDMIVFNGWKLDTHSRTLFAPDGENIAITGHEYAILSALISAAGRTLSREQLLDHIGANSRDYTPFDRSLDVMVAKLRRKLKDDAKNPQYIRTIRQVGYMFIGKIE; encoded by the coding sequence ATGTCAGATGTCATCCTGATAGTTGATGATGAAGACGAATTTAGAGATGTCGTTTCAGCACTTTTGGAACTGAATGGTTTTGAAGTGCTCGAAACGCAAAATGTGAACGAGATGTACAGCCATCTTGAAAACCGCAATATATCTCTTATTCTTCTTGATATATCACTTCCGGATCAGGATGGTCTATCGGCCTTAAAAGAATTAAGAGAAGGCAATGATATCCCTATCGTTCTTCTAACGGGTAAAGGTGACATTAACTATAAAGTTGTCGGCCTTGAGCTTGGTGCTGATGATTATATCACTAAACCATTCCATTCCCATGAATTGGTCGCACGCCTTAAAAACATTTTAAGAAGATCGTCCAGCAATAATGATAATGGCTCCGGGGCTGCCCAGAACGACGATATGATTGTATTTAACGGCTGGAAGCTTGATACCCATTCAAGAACTTTATTTGCTCCAGATGGTGAAAACATCGCTATCACAGGACACGAATATGCAATTTTAAGCGCACTGATTTCAGCAGCAGGCCGCACATTAAGCCGTGAACAGTTATTAGATCATATCGGTGCCAATTCAAGGGATTATACTCCCTTCGATAGAAGCCTTGATGTTATGGTCGCCAAATTACGCCGTAAATTAAAAGATGATGCAAAAAACCCACAGTATATTCGCACCATCAGGCAAGTAGGTTATATGTTCATCGGAAAAATTGAATAA
- a CDS encoding amidohydrolase → MIKKILGTAALTALMTTTSFAQSCVDADIVLKNGKIYTVNDNQPTAEATAILGNKIIYVGDNIGVERYACGDANIIDLAGKAVYPGLIESHGHLEGVGFREVNLNLQGIDSLAEMLAAVKAYADENPDAEWVSGRGWIEKVWPEGRFPTRQDLDEIVPDRPVYLGRADGHSAVINTKAMEMAGITGTTENPVGGHINLDDNGEPTGMLIDNAMNIVSSLIPSPNREQTKAAIKRGAERNASLGWTGFHNAGSTYESLELAKELRAEGALAHRLYQVMWMDENAERLAEEGPDIDPEHYVTTRGIKMMMDGALGSRGALFIDKYADYDTKGLPMFTQEEMMPLIIKALENGIQIQTHAIGDGANRIMLDIYEDAFKAVPKSKRKVADARWRIEHAQNIQPNDQDRFIDLDVIPSMQPSHAIGDLHFAEDRLGRERLANAYPWRIMIDKGAIIPGGSDQPVEIGDPRIEFYAAVARKDLSGFSADGWHPEYAVTREEALKMFTIWGAMAAFQEDVLGSIEVGKLADFSIFDKDLMTIPEDQIMSAENVMTIVNGKIVYQK, encoded by the coding sequence ATGATTAAAAAAATATTAGGAACCGCAGCATTAACTGCATTAATGACAACAACATCATTTGCACAAAGCTGTGTTGATGCTGATATCGTTCTTAAGAATGGTAAAATATATACCGTTAACGACAACCAACCAACCGCAGAAGCAACAGCCATTTTGGGTAATAAAATTATTTATGTTGGCGATAATATCGGTGTTGAACGTTATGCATGTGGTGATGCAAATATCATCGACCTCGCTGGTAAGGCCGTTTATCCAGGACTTATTGAATCCCACGGACATTTGGAAGGTGTCGGTTTCCGTGAAGTAAACCTGAACCTGCAAGGTATTGATAGTCTTGCTGAAATGCTTGCTGCCGTTAAAGCATATGCTGATGAAAACCCGGATGCAGAATGGGTATCCGGCCGCGGATGGATCGAAAAAGTTTGGCCGGAAGGTCGCTTCCCAACACGTCAGGATCTTGATGAAATTGTTCCTGACCGTCCCGTATATCTTGGCCGTGCAGATGGCCATAGTGCCGTTATCAATACCAAAGCCATGGAAATGGCCGGTATCACAGGCACAACTGAAAATCCGGTTGGTGGCCATATTAACCTTGATGACAATGGTGAACCGACAGGTATGTTGATTGATAACGCAATGAACATCGTTAGCAGCCTAATCCCTTCACCAAATAGAGAGCAAACAAAAGCAGCCATAAAACGTGGCGCAGAACGAAATGCATCCCTTGGCTGGACAGGTTTCCATAATGCTGGAAGTACTTACGAAAGCCTTGAACTTGCCAAAGAGCTTCGTGCAGAAGGTGCCCTTGCACATAGACTATATCAAGTAATGTGGATGGACGAAAATGCCGAAAGACTGGCTGAAGAAGGGCCAGACATTGACCCTGAACATTATGTAACCACACGTGGTATCAAAATGATGATGGATGGTGCACTTGGTTCCCGTGGTGCGCTTTTCATTGATAAATATGCCGATTATGACACCAAAGGTCTTCCGATGTTTACACAGGAAGAAATGATGCCATTGATCATCAAGGCACTTGAAAACGGCATTCAAATTCAAACACATGCCATCGGCGATGGGGCGAACCGCATCATGCTTGATATTTACGAAGATGCGTTCAAAGCCGTGCCAAAATCAAAACGTAAAGTGGCAGATGCAAGATGGCGTATTGAACATGCGCAGAACATTCAACCAAATGATCAGGACCGTTTCATTGACCTTGATGTCATCCCATCAATGCAACCATCCCACGCGATTGGTGATCTTCATTTCGCAGAGGACCGCTTGGGACGTGAACGACTTGCCAATGCTTATCCATGGCGTATAATGATTGATAAGGGCGCAATTATCCCCGGCGGTTCGGATCAGCCTGTTGAAATTGGTGATCCACGCATTGAATTTTATGCAGCTGTAGCCCGTAAAGACTTAAGCGGTTTTTCTGCTGACGGATGGCATCCGGAATATGCGGTAACCCGTGAAGAAGCACTAAAAATGTTTACAATTTGGGGTGCAATGGCCGCATTCCAAGAAGATGTGCTTGGTTCTATCGAAGTTGGTAAACTTGCTGATTTCAGTATTTTTGACAAAGATCTTATGACCATTCCAGAAGATCAGATTATGAGTGCTGAAAATGTGATGACAATTGTAAATGGAAAAATTGTTTATCAGAAATAA
- a CDS encoding amidohydrolase — protein sequence MITKSLLLFSAMTSVVMAQDCKPADIVMTGATVYTVNDNQPTASAIATRGDKIIYVGDDIGAERYACGNANVIDMTGKTIFPGFIDSHGHLMRVGFREKNLNLQGISSLADMLEAVKSHADANPDSAWITGTGWIETNWPEGRFPNKDDLDAIIPDRPVSLGRADGHASVLNTMALELAGITGETKSPQGGAINLDENGEPTGILVDTARDLVNPLIPAPTAAERKDAIRMGAERNVRMGWTNFQDAGSNYDTIGLFQELYSENNLAHRVFVAVNFGPELDTLYERGIEVDKDNIVTVRGIKVRLDGALGSRGAALLEPYSDYDTKGLIITKSEDIRPVLLKAIKMGFQVETHAIGDAANRIILDLYEEAFKAVPKSQRAVQDPRWRVEHAQNIQPEDVDRFIDLDVIPSMQASHAIGDLHFAGIRLGIPRLANAYLWRTLIDKGSIIAGGSDQPVEIGDPRIEFYAAVARKDFDGYTGEGWHPEYAVTREEALKMLTIWGAHTAFQENILGSIEVGKLADLSIMDKDIMTIPEDQIMTAENVMTVVNGKIVYQK from the coding sequence ATGATCACAAAATCTTTACTATTATTTAGTGCTATGACGAGCGTTGTTATGGCACAGGATTGCAAGCCTGCTGACATCGTAATGACAGGGGCAACTGTTTATACTGTCAATGATAATCAACCTACTGCATCTGCCATTGCAACACGTGGTGATAAAATCATTTATGTCGGTGATGATATTGGTGCGGAGCGTTATGCATGTGGAAATGCCAATGTGATTGATATGACGGGTAAAACCATTTTCCCGGGCTTCATTGACAGCCACGGTCATTTAATGCGAGTGGGTTTTCGTGAAAAAAATCTAAACCTTCAGGGGATAAGCAGCCTCGCGGATATGCTGGAGGCTGTAAAGTCACATGCCGATGCAAACCCAGATAGCGCATGGATTACCGGCACAGGCTGGATCGAAACAAATTGGCCGGAAGGGCGTTTTCCAAACAAAGATGATTTGGACGCCATTATTCCTGACCGTCCTGTATCGCTTGGTCGCGCTGACGGTCATGCATCAGTATTAAACACAATGGCACTTGAACTTGCGGGCATTACTGGTGAGACCAAATCACCGCAAGGCGGCGCCATCAACCTAGATGAAAATGGTGAACCTACTGGTATATTGGTGGATACAGCACGTGATCTTGTCAATCCACTTATCCCCGCCCCAACGGCAGCTGAACGAAAAGATGCTATTCGCATGGGTGCAGAACGTAATGTCCGTATGGGTTGGACCAATTTCCAAGATGCAGGCAGTAATTACGACACCATCGGATTATTTCAGGAATTATATTCAGAAAACAATCTTGCCCACCGTGTTTTTGTGGCTGTGAACTTTGGACCAGAACTCGATACCCTTTATGAACGCGGGATAGAGGTCGACAAAGATAATATTGTCACCGTTCGCGGCATTAAAGTAAGGCTTGATGGTGCCCTTGGGTCACGGGGTGCGGCATTGCTTGAACCATATTCCGATTATGATACCAAAGGGTTAATCATCACAAAAAGTGAAGACATCAGACCCGTTCTGTTAAAAGCCATCAAAATGGGTTTCCAGGTTGAAACACATGCCATTGGTGATGCCGCCAACAGGATAATTCTGGATTTATACGAGGAAGCCTTTAAAGCGGTTCCAAAATCACAACGTGCCGTTCAAGATCCAAGATGGCGTGTGGAACATGCACAAAACATCCAACCAGAAGACGTTGATCGCTTTATTGACCTTGACGTCATTCCGTCAATGCAGGCGTCGCATGCCATTGGTGACCTTCATTTTGCCGGCATTAGATTGGGCATTCCGCGACTTGCCAATGCCTATCTATGGCGTACGTTAATTGACAAGGGTTCGATTATTGCCGGCGGATCTGATCAGCCAGTTGAAATTGGCGACCCACGTATTGAATTTTACGCCGCCGTTGCCAGAAAAGATTTCGATGGCTATACCGGTGAAGGATGGCACCCTGAATATGCGGTAACTCGTGAAGAGGCCCTAAAAATGTTAACCATCTGGGGTGCGCATACCGCGTTTCAGGAAAATATTCTAGGCAGTATTGAAGTTGGAAAGCTGGCTGACCTAAGTATTATGGATAAAGACATAATGACCATCCCAGAAGACCAGATTATGACAGCTGAAAATGTCATGACGGTCGTTAACGGAAAAATTGTTTATCAAAAATAA
- a CDS encoding glycosyltransferase family 4 protein translates to MRVLHVLERSLPFVNGYTFRAQRLIKALHDNDIETIQVTGIHHDQFQKTKEYVDGVEFERTAKGINPLVKIPYVDQKIAASKLKKKISKILSSNKVDLIHIHGPAYNGIAAINAAKKHNIPLLYDYDLFLETTDLKDSVLDHVDLITVSTDAVKNDLERSGVNEQKIAVIEDGIVPCDVEITEDEYNDLRARLNFEGMTVFGYIGFFHDYEGGDILIRSMRSIMLREPNACLLIVGDGDMDQEWQHLASRKMLGDRVIFTGFVPQEKIPKFLDQIDIYVSPRQKVPHSESVVPNKLKEAMQKGKLVLASNIGGHRMVIEDGKNGFLFKAGDPIALAEKYGEMLECKDQWDSIKNNAKLDAQEKYDFNLSMEILINNYNRLLGNV, encoded by the coding sequence ATGCGTGTTCTGCATGTGCTTGAACGGTCGCTTCCTTTTGTTAATGGATATACTTTCCGTGCACAGCGCTTGATCAAAGCATTACATGATAATGATATTGAAACAATTCAGGTAACAGGCATTCACCATGATCAATTTCAGAAAACCAAAGAATATGTTGACGGGGTAGAGTTTGAAAGAACGGCCAAAGGCATAAACCCGCTTGTGAAAATCCCTTACGTGGATCAAAAAATAGCAGCATCAAAATTAAAGAAGAAAATTTCAAAAATACTATCGTCTAATAAAGTCGATCTTATCCATATTCATGGGCCAGCTTATAATGGAATAGCGGCGATAAATGCGGCAAAAAAGCATAATATACCGCTACTTTATGATTATGATCTGTTTTTAGAAACGACTGATTTAAAAGACAGTGTTTTGGATCATGTTGATCTTATTACAGTGTCGACGGATGCGGTAAAAAATGATCTTGAAAGATCCGGGGTTAACGAGCAAAAAATAGCGGTGATCGAAGATGGAATAGTGCCATGTGATGTTGAAATTACAGAAGATGAATATAATGATCTTCGTGCGCGCTTGAATTTCGAAGGGATGACCGTTTTTGGCTATATTGGTTTTTTCCATGATTATGAAGGGGGGGATATTTTAATCAGGTCCATGCGAAGTATCATGCTTAGGGAACCCAATGCTTGTTTATTGATTGTTGGGGACGGTGATATGGATCAGGAATGGCAACATTTGGCATCAAGAAAAATGCTTGGGGACCGTGTCATTTTTACCGGTTTTGTGCCACAAGAAAAGATACCCAAGTTCCTTGATCAAATCGATATATACGTATCCCCGCGTCAAAAAGTACCACATTCGGAAAGTGTGGTTCCAAATAAATTAAAAGAAGCCATGCAAAAAGGTAAATTGGTTTTGGCATCAAATATCGGTGGCCACCGAATGGTCATCGAAGATGGCAAGAACGGCTTTTTATTTAAGGCGGGTGACCCAATTGCGCTTGCGGAAAAATACGGTGAAATGCTTGAATGTAAGGATCAATGGGATAGCATCAAAAATAATGCGAAATTGGATGCGCAGGAAAAGTACGACTTTAATCTATCCATGGAAATACTGATCAATAATTATAATCGTTTGTTAGGGAATGTTTAA
- a CDS encoding TonB-dependent receptor plug domain-containing protein — protein sequence MKRLTPLSIYASVLLGSWASANDTLPDTDLTNYSIEELLNIRTTVSTLTPQTAMEAPSSVTVYTRQEIMSMGVDTVEDLLNFIPGAYTNRSDALGKSAIFRGRSTGPCGNGVLFLLDNVAVNDSVCGGAAEGLPFMSVSNIEQIEVIRGPGSAIYGSGALYGVVNIISRKDSNNISASYGSFYAREVSFQNSAEWETIKSSISGKYFEDDGEYYEPFFNHFGELNPTKDPVKGFDGALNLDISGLQLNGYFFYRRMGEFVAGGAQGDLSGKQRTDTHNVIISARYPYQVNPKLTIEPYADFKYFQSDFRSLLFPASAAADLVWTNGAEVDAEGGNYREGKDYRIGFSANWEHAENHTITMGANFKENSIDRNSFQGNWDQDAFFASDGVDFIPGDEHVIGFFGGYGLPLNPDEYYLIDATSQQIIGTYLQSQWRPTDNLSITSGIRYDDHKEIGSKISLRGGVVYKLTDDTTVKGLFGQAFRAPTIAETDSEIATNAVGNPNLNPEHITTFEASISQRFGKSIFTITWFRNELSDVIKPVLVEDIIEGFNAFQAQNLNKITNTGWEAEALFNPVENVTLKVGGSIMNNADEVGVAEKQAFWVLNYNLNQWNFNINGFYRSGFISKLADGNLYPENINIDAFTHFNAKLSYQVNDNVQLYVKANNLFDKYYKNFSYVEGLENGTPLRGLSAKFGMFMTY from the coding sequence ATGAAAAGGCTTACACCACTTTCAATATATGCTTCTGTTCTATTAGGTTCATGGGCATCGGCAAATGATACATTGCCAGATACCGACCTTACCAATTATTCAATCGAAGAATTGCTAAACATTAGAACGACTGTATCGACACTGACACCACAAACAGCAATGGAAGCCCCCTCTTCCGTCACTGTATATACCCGTCAAGAAATCATGAGCATGGGTGTCGATACGGTTGAAGACCTTCTTAATTTTATTCCGGGCGCCTATACCAACCGCAGTGATGCACTTGGTAAAAGTGCCATTTTCCGTGGAAGATCAACGGGCCCCTGTGGAAATGGGGTTTTATTCCTGCTTGATAATGTTGCAGTAAATGACAGTGTTTGTGGCGGGGCCGCCGAAGGCCTTCCTTTCATGAGCGTTTCAAACATTGAACAAATAGAGGTTATCCGTGGCCCCGGTTCAGCGATTTATGGATCAGGTGCACTTTACGGTGTTGTAAACATCATTTCCCGTAAAGACAGCAATAACATAAGCGCATCTTATGGTTCCTTCTATGCCAGAGAGGTCAGCTTTCAAAACAGCGCTGAATGGGAAACGATTAAATCATCCATATCGGGCAAGTATTTTGAAGATGACGGCGAATATTATGAACCATTCTTCAATCATTTTGGCGAACTAAACCCAACCAAAGACCCTGTGAAAGGCTTTGATGGTGCGTTAAATCTCGACATTTCCGGACTACAGTTAAACGGTTATTTTTTCTATAGACGCATGGGTGAATTTGTCGCTGGCGGTGCTCAGGGTGACTTAAGCGGCAAACAAAGAACCGACACCCATAATGTGATTATATCCGCACGTTATCCGTATCAAGTTAATCCTAAACTTACAATTGAACCATATGCCGATTTCAAATATTTCCAATCTGATTTTAGGTCACTATTATTCCCTGCATCCGCTGCTGCGGACTTAGTATGGACTAACGGGGCCGAGGTTGACGCCGAAGGTGGCAATTACCGCGAAGGTAAAGATTACCGTATTGGTTTTTCTGCCAATTGGGAACATGCAGAAAATCATACCATTACAATGGGCGCTAATTTTAAAGAAAACAGCATTGATCGAAATTCATTTCAGGGTAACTGGGATCAGGATGCTTTTTTTGCAAGCGATGGCGTGGATTTTATCCCCGGCGACGAGCATGTCATTGGTTTCTTTGGCGGGTATGGATTACCGCTTAACCCTGATGAATATTATCTTATTGATGCCACCTCTCAACAAATCATTGGTACTTACCTGCAAAGTCAATGGCGACCAACCGACAATTTATCTATAACAAGTGGCATAAGATACGATGATCATAAAGAAATTGGCAGCAAAATAAGTCTTCGTGGCGGTGTTGTTTATAAATTAACGGATGACACAACAGTCAAAGGATTGTTTGGACAAGCATTCAGGGCGCCAACCATTGCAGAAACAGATTCAGAAATTGCCACCAATGCGGTTGGTAACCCTAACCTTAATCCTGAACATATCACAACATTTGAAGCATCCATTTCACAGCGTTTTGGTAAAAGCATTTTTACCATTACATGGTTTAGAAATGAATTGTCGGACGTCATCAAACCCGTTCTCGTAGAAGACATCATCGAAGGTTTTAACGCATTTCAGGCACAGAACTTAAATAAAATCACAAATACCGGTTGGGAAGCAGAAGCATTATTTAATCCCGTTGAAAATGTAACATTAAAAGTTGGTGGTTCTATTATGAACAATGCCGATGAAGTTGGCGTTGCTGAAAAACAGGCCTTTTGGGTTTTAAATTATAATCTGAACCAATGGAATTTTAATATAAACGGATTTTATCGTAGCGGTTTTATTTCCAAGCTAGCCGATGGCAACTTATACCCTGAAAACATCAATATTGATGCCTTTACCCATTTTAATGCCAAGTTATCGTATCAAGTGAATGATAATGTACAGCTTTATGTTAAAGCCAATAATTTATTTGATAAATATTATAAAAACTTTTCATACGTCGAAGGATTGGAAAATGGTACACCGCTTCGTGGTCTTTCCGCAAAATTTGGAATGTTTATGACATATTAA